From a region of the Bacteroidia bacterium genome:
- a CDS encoding ATP-binding protein, translating to MNSLILLRGLPGSGKSTLAKVLSENGKYPVYSVDDYFTDEKGNYSFIFSENHLAYKQCENLTRESMRNGISKIILDNTFTLEWEMLPYQKMAEEFGYQCFYLVVENRHNGKNTHGIDDEQLGKMASKFKVNL from the coding sequence ATGAATTCGCTGATTTTATTGAGAGGTTTACCCGGGAGCGGAAAGTCAACCCTGGCTAAGGTTTTATCCGAGAATGGCAAATATCCGGTTTATTCCGTTGACGACTATTTTACCGATGAAAAAGGAAATTATAGCTTTATTTTTTCAGAGAATCATTTGGCTTACAAGCAATGTGAAAATTTAACCCGGGAAAGCATGAGGAATGGGATTTCAAAAATCATTCTCGACAATACTTTTACGTTGGAATGGGAAATGTTACCTTACCAAAAGATGGCGGAGGAATTTGGTTATCAATGTTTCTATTTAGTGGTTGAAAATCGTCATAATGGCAAAAACACCCATGGAATTGATGATGAACAATTGGGTAAAATGGCTAGTAAATTCAAGGTGAATCTTTAG
- a CDS encoding fibronectin type III domain-containing protein, protein MKIKLQTAVVGCSFVFLALTSCIKENWGGVSIVTGTPSNITNTTATFNCSIDNDGGSTITQRGVCISQSLNPTVADSTIVVGEGLGSYTITATGLLPNTEYHVRAYAINSEGTYYGPDKTFKTLDPAWILPPCTISPNTMDNGSYPIYFNSVFIEAGINLYQGNFALTGNGSVGDMSFYFFEEPITGKYITASSLDENSNMNCCVSGVFGGTSSFFYTAAANDTVYVENLGNGKYKMSFCNLNFFSTENSFFGKGNLKN, encoded by the coding sequence ATGAAAATTAAATTACAAACCGCTGTTGTAGGCTGTAGCTTCGTTTTTTTAGCACTAACATCTTGCATAAAAGAAAATTGGGGTGGTGTTAGCATAGTAACCGGAACTCCTTCCAACATTACCAACACTACTGCTACATTTAATTGTTCTATCGATAACGACGGAGGTTCAACTATTACTCAAAGAGGGGTTTGTATTTCACAGTCACTGAATCCAACTGTTGCCGATTCTACTATTGTGGTAGGAGAAGGATTAGGAAGTTATACCATTACAGCCACCGGTTTACTGCCCAACACCGAATACCATGTCCGTGCTTATGCCATTAATTCAGAAGGTACCTATTATGGCCCCGATAAAACCTTCAAAACCTTGGATCCTGCCTGGATTCTACCTCCTTGCACCATATCACCCAATACCATGGACAATGGTTCTTATCCTATTTATTTTAATAGTGTTTTTATTGAAGCTGGAATCAATCTTTATCAGGGGAATTTTGCATTAACAGGTAATGGCAGTGTAGGCGATATGTCATTTTACTTTTTTGAAGAACCCATTACCGGAAAATACATTACTGCCAGCAGTTTAGATGAAAATTCTAATATGAATTGTTGTGTTTCCGGAGTTTTTGGAGGAACCTCTAGTTTTTTCTATACCGCAGCAGCCAATGATACCGTATATGTGGAAAACCTGGGAAATGGTAAATACAAAATGTCCTTTTGTAATTTAAACTTCTTTTCTACGGAAAATAGCTTTTTTGGTAAAGGCAACCTTAAAAACTAA
- a CDS encoding rRNA pseudouridine synthase has translation MKDSSNGGSDEKPKFSKGRGNSSGYAGKSRDGEERRSSSSFEERGTFKFNKRSPGKSNSEGFESGERNKASRFEGKKDFKSGRKNYDKKDQDNFDKPSARGDFKQGRKSYGKSESDGYEKPERKSGDSFNGNKELKPGRKSFSKKEGFDQPFERGEKTSRPGFNKSGSDGFEKSSKKPYGKSGSNRFEKSEKSNFDTSEGGDFERNEKKSFSKSNNRYSKEGSKSFSKSSNKPGKTKAFREDDNFSLTPTPTKSSAYTKPKRESEDDGQIRLNKYISNSGICSRREADELISAGAVKVNGKIVTELGYKVMPGDKVNYGGQTLNKEKKVYLLLNKPKDYITTTDDPEKRKTVMELLKGACKERIYPVGRLDRATTGLLLFTNDGDMAKRLTHPSHGAKKLYHVYLDNPLKKVDFDKIANGLILEDGPIQVDQIVYAGDTGDKRELGVELHSGKNRIVRRIFESLGYEVVKLDRVIFAGLTKKDLPRGRYRFLTEKEINLLNMQKK, from the coding sequence ATGAAGGATAGCTCAAATGGTGGTTCCGATGAAAAGCCAAAATTCTCCAAAGGAAGAGGCAATTCAAGCGGATATGCAGGAAAATCCAGAGATGGAGAAGAACGCAGATCGTCAAGTAGTTTTGAAGAAAGAGGTACGTTTAAATTCAATAAAAGAAGTCCGGGTAAATCTAATTCTGAAGGATTTGAGAGTGGAGAAAGAAACAAGGCTTCAAGATTTGAAGGAAAGAAAGACTTTAAATCCGGACGGAAAAATTACGATAAAAAGGACCAAGACAACTTTGATAAACCTTCTGCAAGGGGGGATTTTAAACAGGGTCGTAAGTCTTATGGCAAGTCCGAATCGGATGGGTACGAAAAACCGGAAAGAAAATCAGGTGATAGTTTCAATGGCAATAAAGAATTAAAACCCGGAAGGAAAAGCTTCAGCAAAAAAGAAGGTTTTGACCAACCCTTTGAAAGAGGAGAAAAAACATCGAGACCGGGTTTTAACAAATCAGGATCTGATGGTTTTGAAAAATCCTCCAAAAAACCATATGGGAAATCAGGTTCCAATCGTTTCGAAAAAAGTGAGAAATCAAATTTTGATACTTCTGAAGGAGGTGACTTTGAAAGAAATGAAAAGAAATCCTTTTCCAAATCAAACAATCGCTACTCAAAAGAAGGTTCGAAATCATTTTCCAAATCATCGAACAAACCCGGTAAAACCAAGGCCTTTAGAGAAGATGATAACTTTAGTTTAACCCCCACACCTACCAAATCTTCGGCTTATACCAAGCCAAAAAGAGAAAGTGAAGACGATGGACAAATCCGATTGAATAAATACATTTCCAATTCGGGAATATGTTCAAGAAGAGAGGCAGACGAGTTAATTTCAGCAGGGGCAGTTAAAGTAAATGGCAAAATTGTAACGGAACTTGGATACAAAGTAATGCCCGGAGACAAGGTTAATTATGGAGGTCAAACCCTGAATAAGGAAAAAAAGGTTTATCTTCTTTTAAATAAACCTAAGGATTACATTACCACTACTGACGATCCGGAGAAAAGGAAAACAGTGATGGAATTGCTAAAAGGTGCCTGCAAAGAGCGAATATATCCGGTTGGAAGATTGGATAGAGCAACTACCGGTTTATTGCTTTTTACCAACGATGGAGATATGGCCAAACGCCTTACTCATCCCAGCCATGGAGCTAAAAAACTTTACCATGTTTACCTGGATAATCCTTTAAAGAAAGTAGATTTTGATAAAATTGCCAATGGCTTAATTTTAGAAGATGGACCCATTCAGGTGGATCAAATTGTTTATGCCGGAGATACAGGCGATAAACGTGAATTAGGAGTGGAACTACATAGTGGAAAGAACAGAATTGTACGCAGAATATTTGAATCGCTAGGTTATGAAGTTGTTAAGCTGGATCGGGTAATTTTTGCCGGATTAACCAAAAAAGATTTACCTCGGGGCAGATACAGGTTCCTGACCGAAAAGGAAATCAATTTGTTGAATATGCAGAAAAAATAA
- a CDS encoding SOS response-associated peptidase codes for MCYHYKITKKVIKIEERFKAIMSVEDKELFEEKTHINGYNHPWLPAISNKEPHLLHLMSWGLIPFWAKDNKIANSTLNAKIETVHQLPSFKNVVNNRCLIPADGFFEWKHLDEKGKNKQCYSIGLENQELFSFAGLYSKWKNPENGREIFTYTILTTEANTLMSEIHNVGLRMPVILKQQEENNYLNGMDLNELSNREDIKLSATPIDSPLKR; via the coding sequence ATGTGTTACCATTATAAAATCACCAAGAAAGTAATCAAAATTGAAGAGCGTTTTAAAGCCATTATGAGTGTAGAGGATAAGGAACTTTTCGAGGAAAAAACACATATCAACGGATACAATCACCCATGGCTTCCGGCAATAAGCAACAAAGAACCACATCTTTTGCACCTGATGAGTTGGGGTTTAATTCCATTTTGGGCCAAGGATAATAAAATTGCCAATTCCACCTTAAACGCTAAGATTGAAACAGTTCACCAATTGCCATCCTTTAAAAATGTGGTTAATAACCGTTGTTTAATTCCGGCAGATGGTTTTTTCGAATGGAAACATTTGGATGAAAAAGGTAAAAACAAACAATGCTATTCTATTGGGTTAGAAAATCAGGAATTGTTCTCTTTTGCAGGATTATATTCCAAATGGAAAAATCCGGAAAATGGAAGGGAAATTTTCACGTACACCATTCTAACTACCGAAGCAAATACCTTGATGTCCGAAATTCATAATGTAGGATTACGCATGCCGGTAATACTTAAACAACAAGAAGAAAATAACTATCTTAATGGAATGGATTTGAATGAATTATCAAATCGTGAAGATATTAAATTAAGTGCCACTCCTATCGATTCACCTTTAAAGCGTTAG
- a CDS encoding DUF839 domain-containing protein, with amino-acid sequence MNFFSPVKTILFCVLFPVLAQGQGFGNFLGLMPHSQNLYFEIPNGFSFQVLVKASDTLSSGEIMPINSDFTGFLPKNGINPLNGYLLINSETKPGGATLFDANFDNIMRRWVISNGQKLDFSAFSCGIGAGTLNNCSGGITPWGTFVSCEEKAFDTLNCNYKGYPTFGWCIEINPLTRQVVDYENDGNPDKIWSFGRMQHENACFAPDYRTAYFGEDNFNPGYLFKFIADTASNLSSGTLFTLKLNADSTTGTWLPIQNNTITERCSVIQQATTLGATPFMRIEDVEIGPGGKIYFASTLHGKIFRFQDLGNNIAQFETFASSQNYLVQYEGGQVQESFSWPDNLCFDPEGNLYVTQDGGNNHIWRFGANHSQALPQVSIFANTPVGSEPTGINFSPDGNFLFLSIQHPSPLNSAQQYDVLGNPVNFIKDVSLVIARNETFTGGTQSVHPTPDFPITFSFIAEEHKLLCYPNSNLPLTGEWQIINELGQSLLKQSFNAGENHHILAWDLNILESGFYLLDIQVNNQHKFFRFVFN; translated from the coding sequence ATGAATTTCTTTTCACCGGTAAAAACCATCTTATTCTGTGTACTTTTCCCTGTTTTAGCCCAAGGACAAGGTTTTGGAAATTTCCTGGGTTTAATGCCACATAGCCAAAATCTTTATTTTGAAATACCGAATGGATTTTCATTTCAAGTATTAGTTAAAGCCAGTGATACCTTAAGTTCAGGTGAAATTATGCCAATAAATAGCGATTTTACCGGATTCTTACCTAAAAATGGTATAAATCCACTAAACGGATATTTATTGATTAATTCTGAAACCAAACCGGGTGGAGCCACCTTATTTGATGCCAACTTTGACAATATTATGCGTCGTTGGGTTATCTCCAACGGACAAAAGCTCGACTTTTCTGCATTTTCATGCGGTATAGGTGCAGGCACACTAAACAACTGTTCGGGCGGAATTACTCCCTGGGGAACCTTTGTATCATGCGAAGAAAAAGCATTTGACACCTTAAATTGCAATTACAAGGGCTACCCTACTTTTGGATGGTGCATAGAAATAAACCCACTTACCCGCCAGGTGGTAGACTATGAAAATGATGGAAATCCGGATAAAATTTGGTCATTTGGTCGCATGCAACACGAAAATGCTTGTTTTGCACCTGACTACCGAACTGCCTATTTCGGCGAGGATAATTTCAATCCGGGTTACCTCTTTAAATTCATTGCCGATACAGCCTCCAATTTGAGTTCCGGCACTTTGTTTACCCTAAAACTTAATGCCGATTCAACCACCGGAACCTGGCTACCCATCCAAAATAACACTATTACAGAACGTTGCTCTGTTATACAACAAGCCACCACTTTAGGCGCTACACCTTTTATGAGAATAGAAGATGTTGAAATTGGTCCGGGAGGTAAAATTTACTTCGCATCCACTTTGCATGGCAAAATATTCAGGTTTCAAGACCTTGGAAACAACATTGCGCAATTTGAAACCTTTGCATCCTCTCAAAATTACCTGGTTCAATACGAAGGAGGACAGGTTCAAGAAAGCTTTTCTTGGCCCGATAATCTGTGTTTCGACCCGGAAGGAAATTTGTATGTAACACAAGATGGTGGAAATAATCATATTTGGCGATTTGGAGCTAACCACAGCCAGGCCCTACCGCAGGTTTCTATTTTTGCCAATACCCCGGTAGGAAGTGAACCGACCGGAATAAACTTTTCTCCGGATGGGAATTTTTTATTTCTTTCCATCCAACATCCAAGTCCGCTAAACAGTGCTCAACAATATGATGTACTTGGCAATCCGGTTAATTTTATTAAGGATGTAAGTTTGGTTATTGCACGCAATGAGACTTTTACCGGCGGTACCCAATCTGTGCATCCAACACCCGATTTTCCTATTACTTTTTCATTTATTGCGGAAGAGCATAAATTACTTTGCTACCCCAATTCCAACTTACCCTTAACCGGAGAATGGCAAATAATCAATGAATTAGGTCAATCTTTATTAAAACAATCCTTTAACGCTGGTGAAAATCACCATATTTTGGCTTGGGATTTAAATATACTTGAATCTGGTTTTTATTTGCTCGATATTCAGGTAAACAATCAACATAAATTTTTCCGTTTTGTGTTTAACTAA